Proteins from a single region of Streptomyces spectabilis:
- a CDS encoding chorismate mutase: protein MHRTTSTAARLGRALAVGVTAAVLVLGGSGAVAAPAVRTAPAVGAASHAGPYGQLRTLAALSADRLATADLVAAAKYGTGSPIDDPAREQQVLDAVSRQAVEAGGDPESTVRVFRDQIEANKLVQRALHRQWDADPSSAPTERPDLGKVREEINRVNGELVRALAASAPTRTAPYCDGLLTAATAHVRHARGLDTLHATALRRALPSVCG, encoded by the coding sequence GTGCATCGCACCACCTCCACCGCCGCTCGCCTCGGACGTGCGCTCGCCGTCGGCGTGACAGCCGCCGTGCTCGTCCTCGGCGGGAGCGGCGCCGTCGCCGCGCCCGCGGTACGGACGGCACCCGCCGTCGGAGCGGCCTCGCACGCCGGTCCGTACGGTCAACTCCGCACCCTCGCCGCGCTCTCCGCCGACCGCCTGGCCACCGCCGATCTCGTCGCCGCCGCCAAGTACGGCACGGGGAGCCCCATCGACGACCCCGCGCGCGAGCAACAGGTGCTGGACGCCGTGTCGCGCCAGGCGGTGGAGGCGGGCGGGGACCCGGAGTCGACCGTGCGCGTCTTCCGCGACCAGATCGAGGCGAACAAACTCGTCCAGCGCGCCCTGCACAGGCAGTGGGACGCCGACCCGTCGTCGGCCCCCACCGAGCGGCCCGACCTCGGCAAGGTCCGCGAGGAGATCAACCGCGTCAACGGCGAACTCGTCCGCGCCCTCGCCGCATCCGCGCCCACGCGCACTGCGCCGTACTGCGACGGCCTGCTGACAGCGGCCACCGCGCACGTACGACACGCGCGAGGCCTTGACACATTGCACGCGACAGCGTTGCGCAGAGCCTTGCCGTCCGTGTGCGGATAA
- a CDS encoding effector-associated constant component EACC1, whose protein sequence is MGEVWIDAGDAAGAGALAGWLRRDPGMARSGVEIEAAGPTPSASPEAGGAMGAVETVTAVVNSTVGIFSLLIAVAAWRRPRGVKPPLVRVIEDDGTVVEGTAKEVLDTVRARRERERPEA, encoded by the coding sequence ATGGGCGAAGTCTGGATCGACGCGGGAGATGCCGCGGGGGCTGGTGCGCTCGCCGGATGGCTGCGGCGCGACCCCGGGATGGCACGGTCGGGCGTCGAGATCGAGGCCGCGGGCCCCACCCCTTCGGCGTCGCCCGAAGCGGGCGGCGCGATGGGCGCCGTGGAGACGGTCACCGCCGTCGTCAACAGCACGGTCGGCATCTTCTCGCTGCTCATCGCCGTCGCCGCCTGGCGCCGCCCGCGCGGCGTCAAACCACCCCTGGTGCGGGTGATCGAGGACGACGGGACAGTGGTGGAGGGAACCGCCAAGGAAGTGCTCGACACCGTACGGGCACGCCGCGAGCGGGAGCGGCCCGAAGCATGA
- a CDS encoding B12-binding domain-containing radical SAM protein, producing the protein MLIERPSVKFSSAPQRPSLRHLGNPSLRTSSSGTRRRAHGESPRVLLLVPSYTRVVEPSPQRSSFRALGLDTFEVMKRAGTPIGLLRIAANARLSGFEVRIVDSPFAGWEQERRHVDLGSGSSLVRYGLDDAQLRALIEEFDPDVVGVQCIYTVQWGNARALADLVKDIDPEIVTVTGGAHPSGDWQYAVPDSPFDYVVINEADQTFTALLHALTEADGDIDAVPGIAYRRADGAVVRTTAMSPYMRILPKRQGLDQRLGMMPLPDFGMLDMRQYEQGYHSSGKRVRDHGSWAQIFSTIGCNVGCDFCYIPMVNGPWRALGTDWFDLHLGEIRKHGVTEVLIEDDHLLHDPLYAMEICKLLRKHDLPWVEEGGLSLFNLVLLHLGSEFADSMDEAERRNPNFRNVLAAMRAGLTCRDLIKAMADGGCYSVYLAVESANEDSLVESGKPRLNSFQKATGDIVEMFTEYGIQVTGGFMLGFVNPPEQPGGEPYIESLEQIEKTIDYAVTLMGHGMAYANPFIVTPLPGTKMWDFQKDYVVRHYDNGWSHEKGTMATDRWSAEDIERARLELLVRANGADKVVEMVRRGTWPVDA; encoded by the coding sequence GTGCTCATCGAAAGACCGTCCGTCAAATTCTCCAGTGCCCCGCAGCGCCCTTCCCTGCGCCACCTGGGCAACCCCTCCTTGCGCACGTCGTCGTCCGGCACCCGGCGGCGCGCCCACGGGGAGTCGCCGCGCGTGCTGCTCCTCGTGCCCTCGTACACCCGAGTCGTCGAGCCCTCCCCGCAACGGAGCAGCTTCCGGGCGCTCGGTCTGGACACCTTCGAGGTCATGAAGCGGGCGGGCACCCCGATCGGCCTGCTGCGCATCGCGGCGAACGCCCGTCTCTCCGGCTTCGAAGTCCGCATCGTCGACTCGCCCTTCGCCGGCTGGGAGCAGGAGCGCCGGCACGTCGACCTCGGGAGCGGCAGCAGCCTGGTGCGCTACGGCCTCGACGACGCCCAACTGCGGGCCCTCATCGAGGAGTTCGACCCCGATGTCGTCGGCGTCCAGTGCATCTACACCGTCCAGTGGGGCAACGCACGGGCCCTCGCCGATCTGGTCAAGGACATCGACCCCGAGATCGTGACCGTCACCGGCGGTGCCCACCCCAGCGGCGACTGGCAGTACGCCGTGCCGGACTCGCCCTTCGACTACGTGGTCATCAACGAGGCGGACCAGACCTTCACCGCGCTGCTCCACGCGCTGACCGAGGCGGACGGGGACATCGACGCCGTGCCCGGCATCGCCTACCGGCGTGCCGACGGGGCCGTCGTCCGGACAACGGCCATGTCGCCGTACATGCGGATCCTGCCCAAGCGGCAGGGGCTCGACCAGCGGCTCGGCATGATGCCGCTGCCCGACTTCGGCATGCTGGACATGCGCCAGTACGAGCAGGGCTACCACTCCTCGGGCAAGCGGGTGCGCGACCACGGCTCCTGGGCGCAGATCTTCTCCACGATCGGCTGCAACGTCGGCTGCGACTTCTGCTACATCCCGATGGTGAACGGACCGTGGCGGGCGCTCGGCACCGACTGGTTCGATCTGCACCTCGGCGAGATCCGCAAGCACGGCGTGACCGAAGTCCTCATCGAGGACGACCACTTGCTGCACGACCCGCTGTACGCGATGGAGATCTGCAAGCTGCTGCGCAAGCACGACCTGCCGTGGGTCGAGGAGGGCGGTCTGAGCCTGTTCAACCTCGTCCTGTTGCACCTGGGGTCCGAGTTCGCGGACAGCATGGACGAGGCCGAACGGCGCAACCCCAACTTCCGCAACGTGCTCGCGGCGATGCGGGCCGGGCTCACCTGCCGGGACCTGATCAAGGCCATGGCGGACGGCGGCTGCTACAGCGTCTACCTCGCGGTGGAGAGCGCCAACGAGGACAGCCTCGTCGAGTCGGGCAAGCCCCGCCTCAACTCCTTCCAGAAGGCGACGGGTGACATCGTGGAGATGTTCACCGAGTACGGCATCCAGGTCACCGGCGGCTTCATGCTCGGCTTCGTCAACCCGCCCGAGCAGCCGGGCGGCGAGCCGTACATCGAGTCCTTGGAGCAGATCGAGAAGACCATCGACTACGCGGTCACGCTCATGGGCCACGGCATGGCGTACGCCAACCCGTTCATCGTCACGCCGCTGCCGGGCACGAAGATGTGGGACTTCCAGAAGGACTACGTCGTACGCCACTACGACAACGGCTGGTCGCACGAGAAGGGGACCATGGCCACCGACCGGTGGAGCGCGGAGGACATCGAGCGCGCGCGGCTCGAACTCCTCGTGCGGGCCAACGGCGCCGACAAGGTGGTGGAGATGGTCCGCCGGGGCACCTGGCCGGTGGACGCCTGA
- a CDS encoding DUF6086 family protein: MSQYFEMGDETLWNPSGGAARLFLRQVEVFEAELGVPSGVGPMENDESHIDPDVFGDFVNALVAHHRRTHHAVVLALTDGFLATVLALAERAGVAAEFDDEDGAARLRERVRELDRYMAR; this comes from the coding sequence GTGAGCCAGTACTTCGAGATGGGCGACGAGACGCTGTGGAATCCCTCCGGCGGTGCGGCGCGGCTCTTCCTGCGCCAGGTGGAGGTCTTCGAGGCGGAACTCGGTGTGCCCTCCGGCGTCGGCCCGATGGAGAACGACGAGTCACACATCGACCCCGATGTGTTCGGCGACTTCGTGAACGCCTTGGTGGCCCACCACCGCAGAACCCATCACGCCGTCGTGCTCGCCCTGACGGACGGCTTCCTCGCCACGGTCCTCGCCCTGGCCGAACGGGCCGGGGTCGCGGCGGAGTTCGACGACGAGGACGGGGCGGCGCGACTGCGGGAGCGGGTCCGCGAGCTCGACCGGTACATGGCGCGTTGA
- a CDS encoding DUF6777 domain-containing protein, with product MKLSTRRRAVATLVAVLLIVGVTTACGGDEDPKEEVIPVAAGELGPDPFFAEALGRDREGLTPRSGGGVRPGSTPGLYGGTLNKSSCDKAALADFLTDRRNAKKATAWSRVRGIDIKNVRRYIRGLTPVLLRTDTLVRNHGFRNGVATIFESLLEAGIAVLVDRIGQPVVKCNCGNPLAAPSVSPGDVDTGSIPDAEWRDRYDRDRTTTVKPGKKPKRIGRFRLLDLDSGKGIGRTAGTDAARDVRLPAPPPLPPAGAGTGGPEPSDAAPSSAGPTRSEIVGTWESAGERVRVEERGPDTFTGRTASDNEVADGCVVEAGREIWTVNGSGPRYTGTVVSVDPQTCQDVERFDATWELTGTETLKVCATVAQQQGCNSLTRVTE from the coding sequence TTGAAGCTTTCCACGCGACGGCGCGCCGTCGCGACGCTGGTCGCGGTCCTGCTGATCGTCGGCGTCACCACCGCGTGCGGGGGCGACGAGGACCCGAAGGAAGAGGTCATCCCGGTGGCCGCGGGTGAGCTGGGACCGGATCCGTTCTTCGCGGAGGCCTTGGGGCGCGACCGGGAGGGTCTGACACCCCGGTCCGGCGGCGGCGTACGCCCCGGGAGCACCCCGGGGCTCTACGGCGGGACGCTGAACAAGAGCAGTTGCGACAAGGCCGCACTGGCCGACTTCCTGACCGACAGGCGCAACGCGAAGAAGGCGACGGCCTGGTCGCGGGTGCGCGGCATCGACATCAAGAACGTCCGGCGCTACATCCGGGGCCTGACACCCGTCCTGCTGCGCACCGACACACTCGTCCGGAACCATGGCTTCCGCAACGGCGTGGCCACGATCTTCGAGTCCCTCCTCGAAGCGGGCATCGCGGTGCTCGTCGACCGGATCGGCCAGCCGGTGGTCAAGTGCAACTGCGGCAACCCGCTCGCGGCGCCCTCGGTGAGCCCCGGTGACGTCGACACGGGCAGCATCCCGGACGCGGAATGGCGCGACCGGTACGACCGGGACAGGACCACGACCGTCAAGCCCGGCAAGAAGCCCAAGCGCATCGGTAGGTTCCGGCTCCTCGACCTCGACAGCGGCAAGGGCATCGGGCGCACGGCGGGCACCGACGCGGCGCGGGACGTCCGGCTGCCCGCACCACCCCCACTGCCCCCGGCAGGCGCGGGGACCGGCGGCCCGGAGCCGTCGGACGCCGCACCGTCCAGTGCCGGACCGACGCGCTCCGAGATCGTCGGCACCTGGGAGTCCGCCGGTGAGCGGGTGCGCGTCGAGGAGCGCGGCCCGGACACGTTCACCGGCCGCACCGCTTCCGACAACGAAGTGGCCGACGGCTGCGTGGTCGAGGCGGGCCGTGAGATCTGGACCGTGAACGGGAGCGGACCGCGCTACACGGGCACCGTGGTCTCAGTCGACCCGCAGACCTGCCAGGACGTGGAACGCTTCGACGCCACCTGGGAACTGACCGGCACGGAAACGCTCAAGGTGTGTGCCACTGTCGCGCAGCAGCAAGGGTGCAACTCCCTGACGCGGGTGACCGAATAG
- a CDS encoding DMT family transporter, producing MDARDRQRDRSADVIAAGNERGGAAHSARQLRATGIGGVAVLLWASLALVTTLTGRIPPFQLTAMAFAVGGIIGLPRAVRGGGAMARGLPAGAWALGIGGLFGYHFFYFLALRNAPAVDAGLIAYLWPLLIVVFSAALPGERLRWWHTAGAVLGLGGTFLLVTGGQGVQLRGEYLLGYTAAAVCAVVWSAYSVANRRYPQVPTDMVAFFCLATAALAAVCHLVFEDTVRPDGWQWLAVLALGLGPVGGAFYVWDHGTKHGDIQLLGTFSYFAPLLSTALLVATGRADASWPVAAASVLIAGGATLASADAVRAARRRGRAGPGHPRRG from the coding sequence GTGGACGCGCGGGACAGACAACGGGACCGGTCGGCCGATGTCATCGCGGCGGGGAACGAGCGCGGGGGAGCGGCGCACTCGGCGCGTCAGCTGCGGGCCACCGGCATCGGCGGGGTGGCCGTCCTGCTGTGGGCGTCCCTCGCTCTGGTCACCACCCTGACCGGGCGGATTCCGCCGTTCCAGCTCACCGCGATGGCGTTCGCGGTCGGCGGGATCATCGGCCTTCCCCGGGCCGTGCGCGGCGGCGGGGCGATGGCCCGCGGGCTGCCCGCCGGCGCCTGGGCGCTCGGCATCGGCGGCTTGTTCGGCTACCACTTCTTCTACTTCCTGGCCCTGCGCAACGCCCCCGCGGTCGACGCCGGGCTCATCGCCTACCTGTGGCCGCTGCTGATCGTCGTGTTCTCCGCGGCCCTGCCCGGCGAACGGCTGCGCTGGTGGCACACGGCGGGCGCGGTGCTCGGACTCGGCGGCACCTTCCTCCTGGTCACCGGCGGCCAGGGGGTGCAGCTGCGGGGCGAGTACCTGCTCGGGTACACCGCGGCCGCCGTCTGCGCGGTGGTGTGGTCGGCGTACTCGGTGGCCAACCGCAGGTACCCACAGGTGCCCACGGACATGGTCGCCTTCTTCTGCCTGGCCACGGCGGCGCTCGCGGCCGTCTGCCACCTGGTGTTCGAGGACACGGTCCGGCCCGACGGCTGGCAGTGGCTCGCCGTGCTCGCCCTGGGCCTCGGCCCGGTCGGCGGGGCCTTCTACGTCTGGGACCACGGCACCAAACACGGCGACATCCAACTCCTGGGCACGTTCTCGTACTTCGCCCCGCTGCTGTCCACTGCGCTGCTCGTCGCGACCGGGCGGGCGGACGCGAGCTGGCCCGTCGCCGCCGCCAGCGTGCTGATCGCCGGCGGTGCCACGCTGGCCTCGGCGGACGCCGTGCGAGCGGCGCGCCGGCGAGGCCGTGCCGGGCCCGGCCACCCGCGAAGGGGCTGA